Below is a window of Drosophila nasuta strain 15112-1781.00 chromosome X, ASM2355853v1, whole genome shotgun sequence DNA.
tgtgttttatatttcttgCTCAAACCTAATGACTGTAGTCTAAAATTGATAAACCTTAAtcttttatattaaatgaaattattcataattaaagTATAACAAAGTATATTAAAGTATAGTTAAGTATAAAgtacatatttttcttaaatgttAATGATCAagtttcaacaattttaaactaaaattctTGTATTTgagcaataaatataatatattattaaaatagagacaaatttgtaatatattttctcCTCTCCTCACAGATTACACATACGTCGCAGTCATTTGCTGGAGGACGCCTTTCGTCGCATCATGTCAGCGAACAAGAAAGATCTTCAACGCGGTCGCTTGGCCGTACTTTGGGACACCGAGGAGGGACTCGACTACGGCGGACCTTCGCGTGAGTTCTTCTTTCTGCTGTCGCGGGAACTCTTCAATCCCTACTACGGACTGTTCGAGTACTCGGCCAACGATACGTACACGGTGCAAGTGTCGCCGCTGTCGGCCTTCGTGGACAATTGCCACGATTGGTTTCGCTTCAGCGGTCGTGTGCTGGGTCTGGCGCTGGTGCATCAATATCTGCTGGATGCGTTCTTCACGCGACCCTTTTACAAGGCGCTGTTGCGTCTGCCGGTGGCGCTGAGTGATCTCGAGTCGCTGGACAATGAGTTCCATCAGTCGTTGCAATGGATACGCGACAATGACATTGGCACCGGCATCGATCTCGGACTCACTTTCTGTGTCACCGAGGAGCTGCTCGGTCGCGTTGTGGAGCGTGAACTGAAGCCGGGTGGCAAGAATGTGATTGTGAATGAGAAGAACAAAAAGGAGTATCTCGAGCGGATGATCAAGTGGCGTCTGGAGCGTGGCGTCCAGGAGCAAACCGAATCGTTGGTCCGCGGCTTCTACGAAGTGGTCGATGCCAGGCTTGTCTCTGTCTTTGATGCCCGAGAACTGGAGTTGGTGATTGCGGGCACAGCTGAGATCGATACCAACGATTGGCGACTGAACACCGAGTATCGATCGGGTTATCATGACAACCATCAGGTGATTGTCTGGTTCTGGCAGGTGATCGAACGCTTCAGCAACGAGCAGCGACTGCGTCTGCTGCAGTTCGTCACGGGCACCTCGAGCATACCCTATGAGGGTTTCTCGGCGTTGCGTGGATCGACGGGACCGCGACGCTTCTGCATCGAGAAGTGGGGCAAACCGAATGCCTTGCCTCGGGCTCATACGTGCTTCAATCGTCTGGATCTGCCGCCGTATCCCACGCCCGAGTTGCTCTACgagaagctgctgctggccgTCGAGGAGACGAACACCTTTGGCATTGAGTAGAGAAGCGTCGAACCGACGTATGCgtgatatttttttgttgccagctgaatttgtattttattttattattattattaccgTAGTAAGACATGTattagcaacagcagcagcaacagcttcatCTTCCTGGCCAGCTCAATCGACTGTTTACAcactttatatttaatttaccacattttttttttgtggctggCATTTTGCCTGGTCCTTAACATTATCGTCGTTACCTCAGAAAGCGTCGCACATCGCAGTCATTAGACAtaagactctctctctctcactatctctatctctctatcCACACATTGAACCAATGACAAAACTGCAGTCCCCAAATAGCATTTAAGGACGAACCCAAGACTCGGACTTGACACGTTCAAGTGCATTACTTAAATGAAAGCTTTCAACAGCTTTGCTATTTtctattcttattattataattaacttcttttttttttgttatttcttaaCTGCCTGAAGGAACTTTGAACTCGACTCGAAATctttgaaaaccaaaaactgtcatgaaaattacaacaaaaaaaaaaaatgaaaaaaaaaactaacaaatGAAAACGCAAGGAAAAAACCTTTTGAAAAATTCTACGCCAATACTTAAATAGCTTGTAATATCTTAGCCTTAtaacgaaaaagaaaatgaaaaacctCTTTAGATGCATTCCATTTTGGTTCTAGAACATAATGGAAAATACGTAATATTACTTAGTTGTATTTGAGAACTAAAACTAATACTTACAACTAATACTACATTaagtaaattgttttaaaatttacagtgcccgaatatatgtatgtatttgcatCTACATAAatgtgcatatatatatattcatatatatatatatatgcacatTCATGCAGATCGGAttagtagtatattatatatacattacgaatacaaattgattgaaaatgcaaaacacgAATTGGTCCAGTGCGTTGCTTTGGCTTTATTGGTTTTTCCGGCGCATAcgaaaacttatttaattatatatatatatacatctacaaatatatatatatatgaaaaaatacaaattatttaaatataatagctAACaatgaacaaaacaaaaaatacaaaaaaaaaagaataccaAATCGAAAATGACGACAAATTTTATGATCGACAGCAACTACTAAATGGTGATTTGTTTACATGTAGTTTTGCATTAGTTAAGcaagaatgaaatgaaaagacatagacaaagacaaagacgGACAGAATGAACGAAACAGAGATAGCGCGAAGGCTAATGCAAGAAAGATATATAGAGAAACGCTTTTTTGAACTATGTATATTGATAAATGAGAatgttttattgaattattaatgtgcgtgtatttattgaataaattaactataataaaacaattaataaatgtgaGCCTTTTACTTCAAAAGCTAAACGATTGTGTTTTATTCTTAGATAAAcccaaattttttttagtgcCGATCGATAAAGTTAATATTTGCGATCCTAGCAatatgtcgaaaaaaaaagccaaaaatttaaaaaatccaCTGTATCTCGGTCATTTCAAGGACGATCGGTATGTCCTTTCTCGCAAGGACCGCTTTCATAAAGACAAACCGATTTAAGACAAGGACTAGCTATATAAATTCCATTGCAATTTATAGATTCATCACAATCTGCTTagtagcgccatctatggtTCGCTGGCGCAAAAAGTAATGAAAactgcaaaatattaaattttttgtagcatactttcaggGGCGAAAGTTGTGGCCATAAAATAAGCAAGTGACTTGCTATATTTCTGCTTgttgctgatttatgttcgcctggtatttcatctGCTTACTTGGAACTTTTTCGACGTTCGCGGCTGCTTCAAATGTCCAAGGACAGCAACAGATGACGGCAAAAACTGCCCAGTTAGCAAATGAAATACTAGgagaacataaatcagcagcaaccagATCTGCAGAAAGTGATCTACTAAATTAGTGACGTCATCTATTTGGGGGtctatttcaaatttgaaatttgaatgtaaccgacaaaaaaaacatccgttaaaaattaaaaacgtatTATTAgtatgatttttgtttttttgcaatatCTCGATTGCTTAAAGGACGATCAAGATGTCCTTTAACCCAAGGATATGGCTagtaaatacaaaccgattgacatactCAAATGGACGAAAATCCTTACAGGAgccaaaataaattgtatacaGAAAATAGGCTATAACTTGAGAATGTCCTTGCGTATCCTGGCAAGCAATAAGTCAATCGATGCGTAGTCATGGGGCCTAACATCACGTCAAAGGACATTCCAATTATCCTTGTAGTTCTCGAGTTATCCTTTGGAATTTGTATCAAAAAATTACAACTCTTGGATCCTTATATGATCTCACCATTTtttgatgccaatcgatagaaaaggtccttgcgatcctggcaatagGCGTCCTTTGAAAATCtgacaggatatggccgagatatagcttgttttcgaaaaaagGCCATAGTtgcaccctcaaagtatgctataaaaatttatttttttttcttagcgcgaatttcaaatttgaaagtaacctgctgctgctttctgttcgcctggtatttcagcTGCTAACATGATAGTTTTTAGCCGTTCGTGGCGCTAAGAAACAATGTAGAAAACTAAAAGTTAAACcaataatatattcatatttttcgAAAGGTAAGtaagtacatatatacttactgaatatatttaatatgttacGATCTGCAGTTAAACGGCGCTGTCAAAATTGTCGCTGTCCGCATAGCCAAAAAGGCCTCTGTGAAATTTGCTGAGTATCAGGTGAACAGAATCAGAAAACAAACGACAACCATACAAAATTCAAACTGGGCGCAGCTTATGTTGCCAGTCTGCTAAGAGCTGCTGTTAAGGGCCGGTGTTTACTGCCTCTGCAAGGACTCTTAAGTGGACATTCTTTGTTTCTATATAACTCTGTGAAAACCTTAAGGATCTCACAAGGACATACCTTTTTGCTGTCAGGGGAACTAGGACTATCGATTGACATTCCAAGCTTTTTAAGTTTCTCGCATAAAGTTTGcctcaaaatataaattttaagtgTTGTATTCTAAGACGGccccatatttttttttatctcaaTCGATAGATTTCGATCCCACGAATCGAATTCGTCACGTCCGGTCAAATTGCacaaggatatggccgagtaAGGATAATTTGTCTAAATTGCAACAATACAGcaatgcagcagcaaagaattttttgttgcatactttgggGTTGCGgcaattcaaattgttattaCGCCAACAAaccatagatggcgccacaaaACCATTGTACTTTTGCGACTTACATTTTATCGCATCAATTTATAGTTTGTATTAATTTCATACTAACCTTTTTTGTTCCTAAATATTATGATGTCcaattgattaaataaaattgacatattcttttgtattctatatattttgtccacaatttttgtattgttttgtttttgtcattttcatttttatttgtattttttttttgttttgttgttttattttcattcagcaaatgaaattcgctttacataaatttatagatttatttgttgctgctgttttcattattgtttACAATGAAATGATAACATATATATGCccttaattatttattaattatgtgACCGTTAACTAGGCTTAAGATTTccttgtttggtttttttttttgcttctctcAATGGTAAGTAAATCGACTTGGACTTGGGCCTTCTTCctatgtatatgaatatactatataggtttattatttatgtattttttttgttttcgttttttttatgtttatttgtaAGTATGTACAGAGTCTTGAGCTGGGAGAATGGAAGTGCTAGTGTTGTATGTGAGTAACTAGTATCatgtatttatgttatgttcGTTTTTAGGATAGGTTACAAGATTGAGAGAAAGATTgtgattattaattataatagaCATAGCACATTGGTCTATTTTAAggtaatttcttttttgtttatcaacaTAGGAGCTTTACATaatccatttcatttttattgtgttaGGTGCGCAGAGTTTGGGTGGGCTTTtctgtaaatgtatctgtatctgtatctgtatctgtctaagtgtgtgtgtgtgtgaatctCTTCTGCAAGCTTTCAGAAAGCATATGCAACATTTGGGATGCTTAAATGCTAATGAAAAAAATGCCTCTTGCATGTTTGTCTGTATGTAACGCTAGCTAATTGTACATTATACACTTGAAGAAATTTTGCTAAAGGTATAATAATAggtatgtactatatgtatatcatatacatacacatatcaTACATATCCATGTACGCATGAGATtggtttaaataaattctctTTGTTTTCGCTTTATTTCCAACTCCTCAGCGGGGGGAGGCTACGAAAAATATTGACATTGACCCcatgtattgtattgtatgtatgtaccacttatgtatatgtaaatgtaaatgtgtttttgtatgtaattcattcattgatttgatttcatgTTTCCATCTCAAGCATTACAAAAATAGAGCATCATTTCGAATTTTGAATagattataatattttgcattttcttctttttttttggaaaaaaaaaatggaaagttttatgctttttataCTTGACTTGATTTCAATTAGACGATGTATAAATTTGATTCCATTTGTATTTAAACTTGATTAATTTGTTGTGTGACTAATTGTGCAAGCGGGAGaatgtttttgctttcatatttcttcttttctttttaggTTAGGTCTatcatttgttttactttcattcatttttcattATGTTGATCACAGCTTTTACAATTCTAAtgatatacaaatgtatgtatgtatgtgtatgtgtgagtgtggccAACAaagtaaatgtgtgtgtgtgtgtaagtgtctCATTATTTTCATTGACTAAATTCGCACCAAAAATACTGTTATACATGTGtctgtcagtgtgtgtgtgtgtgtgagcacaCTTAAGAAAAATCGTATATGGATCCTTCTCTCTTGACATATCGCAAttacatacttatatatttataatacttttttCGACTTTTACAAATATGCACAAACTGGGAAGCGAGCGTGTTCCCAATTCCACATTCGCTTCAATTTCGCAAGCGATTGCGGAACTCGAAACACGCGCTGCAATTCgcgtttatttgttttttttgtttgttgttatgaAAGCTGCTAGTTAATGGATTTACCTCGCTACACACAacaactaaatattaaatttctatttatcttttttggttttgttttctcatttttcgtttttcttttcttttttatagtatttaaaaaggtaatacaaaatatgttgattttagtttttagtttcgTCTGGCATATGATAATCATGAAAAGAAGGCATGTCATCGTCttgtttgtatgtttttgCGTCCGTCCATATGCTGAGcgactttttgtttgtgtttattcatttatttttttacattgTTTACTTAGTAAAAAGTTTTAGTAAAATTCCACTACATGTACACGTTAATTTTCTTCTAACAAAAAGAactttgaaaagaaaaatgtctataaaaaagaaaaattctaAATGATAACAAAAGGGAAACGACATTTAATAACATTCAACAGCTAGTACGACGGTTTTAATTCTTgtttatcatcatcatcatcatcatcatgatcatcCTACGTTTAACGTtgttccattttccatttttgttcGAAAGCGATACGAGGATCGAATTGTTTGGTTCTCTAGTTTTGTGGAGACTTTTTTGCTGGTGGGGTTACTTCATTACGGTACAAGTTATATAGCGGCAACGATTTCGGGCGGGGCGGGGTTTGGAGAATAGCTGGGAAAATAATTTAGCGGCGTTTTCTTGGGCTATTTGTCAACAATgcctatataatatataataataatatactatgtatgtatgtacgtattgtattgtattgtattgtatgtatgaatgcctgacatataatatgtattcTCGTATATATGATAATGCTATGTAACTAATTAGTTATCTGTCTGTTTTGTAGTTGATTGTAGGAAATTTGCAtcaatttgcacaaatattattattcttattatttgtataattgtttattacttgtaactttttttttaatggaaagtaattaaaatacgaaattaaatggaaactaatctcgatatacaataaatatttttgctaaaCGGTTTTGTCATCATGTCTCctaatttgtaatttcatttatttatttattgacttCATTTCCACATTCACTTACTTTTTATTCTTTGCTTCCTTATCCGCTACCGTTACACCGGACGGTATCAacttgtgtttttgtgtgtttttctctttctgcTATTGGAATTTTTTTCTGACTGTGCTggtttctcttctctttcgtACTCTTCCTCTTGCTCTTCCTCCTTGCCTTGCGTCTCTTTCGTTGTACTTTTACCGCGGTTTCTCTCTAAGCgtcatttaattcattttctctttcattgtgttaacaaatttcataattttgtttcttttgtagTTAACTTTTGTCAGGCTGTTGTGTTAATTAAACATTGTTTGTTTTAGcatgttgttatttatttgattttttctctcgttttttgttcgcattttatttttttcttgcataatgctgctctttttttttattttgtatattatttttgtttatctagttttcttgtttgttttgttttgtttttaatttgtttgttcctttttcaatattaatttaatttaaataaatttacattacaattacaattctTGTTAATTGGATTGGGAACAGGTGGTGGTCAAGGGGGGTCGGGGAGGGGGAGTTgggctttaaaaaaaaatgtatataaagaTTATTGCAATCATGAAATGAtcgtatataaaaaattctgtttaaatattaattacgtacattacaaaaaaatcttggtataaatacaaatacatatacatgtatgcatgtatgtgtgtgtgtttcgtgtgtgtgtgtgtgtttgtggtgtAAGCAaatggagtgtgtgtgtgtcacacacatgcatattaTATAGAAAATCGTTAGCAATTTAACAGTTGCTCTCTCAGTTTTGCAGCTAcacattcaattcatttcacataaataataataatagtaattataatataatataataatagagtaataataataataataataaacatacaGAAAATAgtcaaatttacaatttaccaGCCGCTTACATAAAACATTGCTaaactttttcatttctttctctatctctctcgttCATGTTCGCGCTcgctttctcgctctctctttctctctctctcactttcatttcaaatatcgctagtatatatataaagtttttatataaatgtggTTGTTGGTATGTGttttaaaaatagcaaaaaaaaaagtatatatttttatatatatgattatgattaGCATAAACGAAATCGCACAttcaatacaaacaaaaagaaaattacaatttcTCAAATTCCTCGGCGTAAAATCATAATtcagaaacgaaaaaaaaaacaaaatatagtaatatatatatcgtatataaCCAAAAATATGGGGGACAATCATAGAATTAATCTgtatacaatttgtatttgttgtgtggctgctgcttctttttttctttcatataTTGTTGATGaatttgttatttcatttttttaatgtgtatGTTTGGTTGTGGAAGTGTGgatgctgtttgttgttgtggttgaggttgaggttgctGCCTATTCAGAGTCCTGTTCCCGTTCATCGAAGCCCGCCAAATCGACAGCCTGCAGCATGCCACGCGAATGCGCGTACTCGATGAGCGCCAGATGGCAGAACACATATTGATCCGGCATTTGGATGGAGTAGGCGCGTTGCGAACGTATTTTCTCCACGGTGCCGCGTATATCCGCCGTGCCCACATCCTCCAGACGCGATATGCAAATGTCCAGCGTGATGAAGGTGCCTACAAATATATGCACAATATATTTAGCATTGCAATAACTCAATACCAACAATCTCTGCTCTCACCTGTGCGTCCAATTCCAGCACTGCAATGGACCACAATAGGTGGACCACGCACATGACCAGCCCAAGTATCGCCCAGAGCACGCACCAGCTGCGCCTGCTTGTCGCGCACCTTCTGCAGGAAGTTCAACATCGCCATGGCCGAGCTGGGCACACCGTAGTCCGGCCAGCTGGTGAACTGCCAATGTGACACATTGCGAATTTCGTCAGTCTGAGAGGAAGATGAAGAACACAGATGCAAAGCATTAGTATAAGCAGCAAGATGTATCACAgaaatatatgaataatatgCTAAAGCAAACTTAAATGgtacaaatatataatgcaaatacatacatacatgaaaCAAATGAATGCACTCCAATttaatcttttctttttaacaaaacacattttgtaAACACTAAAATCTATGGTAGAGCAATAGTAcggcaatttaaatatactagcATAATGGgataaatatataccataaatggtataaatatataccaaacatgAATATGTATTTCTGCATTTCtattacaaaatatgaatGCACTCCACTTGATCTTTTTCTATTTAACCAAAACCCTTTTTGTCAACATTGAGATCTACCATCTAcgacaatttaaataatccAGCATAatggtaaaaatatataccataaatgGTAATCATAAatggtataaatatataccaaacatgAATATGTATTTCTGCATTTctatttcaaatatgaatGCAGTCCAATttaatcttttcttttttttgttagccACAAACCattttataaacattaaaatctACCATaaagtaatatttttacaatttggaatactaaatatactaacaatataccaattagTAGGCAGTTATACTACTAAAAGCATTCGGTATTAAATCAATCAATGTGAACACAAAATGGGAGCATAGTTTGAACCTTTTCTATTTAAACAGACACTTTTTATAAACATTAGAGTTCGACAATTttgaatactaaatatacttagaatataccaattgGTTGCTAGTTATATCACCAAATGTATTACGacatttaaataatcaataaCTATATCTATATGAGTACAGTAAAATTTAACCTTTTCTATTTAGCCAATAccctttttttattaacattaaaatCTGCCATACTATTAttgaatactaaatataccagaagTACACCAATTATATAGTTATAGCAATTAATCAACATAGTTGCACTTCGACTACTTTCATTACTACTCTAAAATGAAGCATATTATTAGCttcttttatttgaatttgtaaaattaacTTGTTACCGAGTTTGCTGTTTCTATGACTTATAGTCCCTGAACTCAACATATTTCTAAGAACGAACAGACAGCAAGACATTTAGTATGTAACTATTTTAAGGAGTTATAGATCTCTCCTTCTTTTGTCTATGACAAACATTTCATGCTAGTACACAATTATAATAGAGTTACCATAATACTATATTCTGTATTCTATTCTATAAAAAGTGACTttcgattgattgattgacttgGGCACGCAACACTCACCTTTAGGTTTCTCAATTCTAGTGAGGCAACTGTGTAATCCTCGTTGCACTCGACGCTAATTGTTCGCACATGGTAATTTCCAAACTCTAAGGAACTATCTTCAGTCGGCTCCCAGTATTGGCCGCATTTAACACGTCCGCGTTCCATGACGCGCGTTGTCATAACTATAACTAAGCAATGTTGTTCCCAGATCATGCGCCAAAAGTCCTGGGATGTCTTTGGTAATGGACCTGCAATCAAAGCGGTATCAAGAAATTAATTGTCGAGCTAAATATAGCACCACTATTATAAAGAAAACTAACGGGTTTAAGTCAAAAGGGTTTAAGCTTAAAGAGATTTTATGTTCAAATTTTAGTAAAACTTAAGtgcattgttttctttttactttattCTGCAGATTTTAGTAAGGAAAACTAAAGTAATTCTAAAACTATGTTAAAGAAagtttaaatagaatttaagaACTCTGTAAATACTCAATAAGCTGAAATAATCATAATGcgaattatttacttttttatttattatattaaatccCTTATTAAATACTGCATTGAGCCTTCGACAATGATAATTATTAATCTCTTGCAAATATTCCTGGCCTTACACAATTCCACTTTGCTGAttaccaaatgaaatttaaaacttgATGCAATCACAAAACAAAGATCGAGAAATATAAACCTTAGTTATTATGGTTGTTGAGATCAGGTTGTTTATGCatgcagacagacagacagacagatggggAGCTTATTGCCATTATTTCCTATTTATTAtcgattttgcttttttgtggAATAAGATAAAGCTGTCATGTGTCATGTGTCGCAGTTCCcatgcatttttcttttggagGTCGAAGCCATAGAAAAGTGCAAATTAGAAGTGGAGAACAATCGTCAGCAGTATCGACACTATCGATGATTGTCATCGTCTGACGTCTGACATTGCTATCGATAGTTGTCCATCTGTAATGCGAGCCACAATCGATATCAGCAGCCACTTGCGACAGTGACCCAACCACTATCGATGCTTCCATCGATAGCTGGCGTCTCAcattactatcgatagttgtTTATCTGTAGTGCAAACTCACCTTGAGTTGAAATATATGCATTCTTCTGTTTATAGCCATCGACAAAATTCGCATTGATGTAATCGGACAGCTCGTCTTCATCCTCGCGCGCCAGGACCACACGACTGTGATCGTAGCACAGGACATCTGTATAACGATTTTTGGTCAAATTGTTGCGCATGCTGTGCGAGAAGAGAAAGTGATTCGATTATAATAAGTATTTTCAGGGGAAGATGTTCGAACTTACCGCGCATGGAGGAAAGTGCCTTCGGGTGCCCGATTTCGTATATCCAAGTACTCCTTAATTAGGCCCTGACGTCGCCGCTCCTTGACCATTTGCACAATCTGATCGAGCGTCTTGGGATCACCCTCTTGGCCGGCCAGACTGTCGTCGTCACTGAAACC
It encodes the following:
- the LOC132797217 gene encoding E3 ubiquitin-protein ligase HECW2 isoform X3; protein product: MGFLSKAAYIVWAVLFEQEIMSYVPIEERSPQGSPVLSSRMPQRAPPPFRRDFEAKLRSFYRKLESKGYGQGPHKLKLHIRRSHLLEDAFRRIMSANKKDLQRGRLAVLWDTEEGLDYGGPSREFFFLLSRELFNPYYGLFEYSANDTYTVQVSPLSAFVDNCHDWFRFSGRVLGLALVHQYLLDAFFTRPFYKALLRLPVALSDLESLDNEFHQSLQWIRDNDIGTGIDLGLTFCVTEELLGRVVERELKPGGKNVIVNEKNKKEYLERMIKWRLERGVQEQTESLVRGFYEVVDARLVSVFDARELELVIAGTAEIDTNDWRLNTEYRSGYHDNHQVIVWFWQVIERFSNEQRLRLLQFVTGTSSIPYEGFSALRGSTGPRRFCIEKWGKPNALPRAHTCFNRLDLPPYPTPELLYEKLLLAVEETNTFGIE
- the LOC132797217 gene encoding E3 ubiquitin-protein ligase HECW2 isoform X2; its protein translation is MGLFSKFSYTYNTMWANLFEQEIMSYVPIEERSPQGSPVLSSRMPQRAPPPFRRDFEAKLRSFYRKLESKGYGQGPHKLKLHIRRSHLLEDAFRRIMSANKKDLQRGRLAVLWDTEEGLDYGGPSREFFFLLSRELFNPYYGLFEYSANDTYTVQVSPLSAFVDNCHDWFRFSGRVLGLALVHQYLLDAFFTRPFYKALLRLPVALSDLESLDNEFHQSLQWIRDNDIGTGIDLGLTFCVTEELLGRVVERELKPGGKNVIVNEKNKKEYLERMIKWRLERGVQEQTESLVRGFYEVVDARLVSVFDARELELVIAGTAEIDTNDWRLNTEYRSGYHDNHQVIVWFWQVIERFSNEQRLRLLQFVTGTSSIPYEGFSALRGSTGPRRFCIEKWGKPNALPRAHTCFNRLDLPPYPTPELLYEKLLLAVEETNTFGIE
- the LOC132795935 gene encoding tyrosine-protein phosphatase non-receptor type 9 isoform X4, with the translated sequence MTNREDELLANLVGVAGVAAATATATTATPLSNGSSNSNNAAAAATTIISAVHQLSDSNTTVVTVSGGAAAVAAGGDGGAATGSAAAGTQQQQQQQQLINTESTEPNENITINGLSPSHRTANNTLLKLNTSGIQQQNGTSAAAGAGGDIATTATSTTTTAAAATTATTTTTTTSGGVAAAGGGVAVNGSAAGVGDLWSENPPSSASSGFSDDDSLAGQEGDPKTLDQIVQMVKERRRQGLIKEYLDIRNRAPEGTFLHARMRNNLTKNRYTDVLCYDHSRVVLAREDEDELSDYINANFVDGYKQKNAYISTQGPLPKTSQDFWRMIWEQHCLVIVMTTRVMERGRVKCGQYWEPTEDSSLEFGNYHVRTISVECNEDYTVASLELRNLKTDEIRNVSHWQFTSWPDYGVPSSAMAMLNFLQKVRDKQAQLVRALGDTWAGHVRGPPIVVHCSAGIGRTGTFITLDICISRLEDVGTADIRGTVEKIRSQRAYSIQMPDQYVFCHLALIEYAHSRGMLQAVDLAGFDEREQDSE